In the genome of Vicia villosa cultivar HV-30 ecotype Madison, WI linkage group LG7, Vvil1.0, whole genome shotgun sequence, one region contains:
- the LOC131617144 gene encoding large ribosomal subunit protein P2A-like, with protein MKIIAAYLLAVLGGNTAPSATDVKRILSSVGVEGEDEQIELLLREVKGKDFAELIASGREKLASVPSGGGAVAVSAASGGAAAAAPAAEAKEEKKVEEKEESDDDMGFSLFD; from the exons ATGAAGATCATCGCGGCATATTTGTTGGCCGTTTTGGGAGGTAACACAGCCCCTTCCGCCACTGATGTCAAGCGCATCCTAAGCTCAG TTGGAGTTGAGGGTGAGGATGAGCAGATTGAGTTGCTCTTGAGGGAAGTCAAGGGAAAAGATTTTGCTGAGCTAATTGCCAGCGGAAGAGAGAAATTGGCCTCGGTTCCTTCTGGTGGAGGAGCTGTGGCTGTTTCTGCTGCATCTGGTGGTGCTGCAGCTGCCGCACCTGCTGCCGAAGCTAAGGAAGaaaagaaagttgaagaaaaggaaGAGTCCGACGAT GATATGGGCTTCAGCTTGTTTGACTAG
- the LOC131618943 gene encoding uncharacterized protein LOC131618943, whose translation MDVDSQPTMEETILVGDDLMMGPPSPIVPPEIASHVLQGVDLCDGILRNLFLCLQINDIEPFCQDEIALYKQCAERRVRYLYSLSLC comes from the exons ATGGATG TTGATTCACAGCCAACTATGGAGGAAACTATTTTGGTTGGTGATGATCTAATGATGGGTCCTCCATCACCAATAGTACCGCCGGAAATAGCTTCGCATGTGCTCCAAGGTGTTGATCTATGTGATGGAATTCTCAGGAATCTATTCTTGT GCTTGCAAATCAATGACATTGAACCATTCTGTCAAGATGAGATTGCTCTATATAAACAATGTGCTGAAAGAAGGGTGAGATACTTATATTCTCTATCATTGTGTTGA
- the LOC131618942 gene encoding uncharacterized protein LOC131618942, with protein MDKWRDISLSKEEEEGVTAEVEEVCEEEIFQRTLAGKLWTDNHFNTRAFINTMIGAWKLKHQVETQELSKNLFLFRFATKRDLESVLRNGPWSFDRNLLILTRVSGEEQPSALNMHFGVFWVRIYELPLMLRTEAMARKLGGILGSLEEVDQNDAHRNGRFLRIKVSIDLKQPLKRGTVVRFKEKNLRVFFKYERLPTFCFVCGKVGHQLKDCDSVGELSEEGFEELEEQELSYGTWLRASPLPKINDDQRKKESKFSSCSKSLFNISSGQSGCDSKNKEKEGEGEVEQKEATEPWKKNKEVIQDKVENTGKQVLEIEAVAESLGAFDISNAGNGKAITLKGSCARKKKWTRKSVTRKAPSSQVKKLETEIGKRPLVDVMIVEGDVGECGSGEKKRKSQLESNECPVTEPEVVLETQHRLPQ; from the coding sequence ATGGATAAATGGAGGGATATTTCTCTGTcgaaggaggaggaggagggtgTTACGGCAGAGGTGGAGGAAGTTTGTGAAGAGGAGATTTTTCAACGAACTCTAGCTGGGAAGTTGTGGACAGACAACCATTTTAACACTAGGGCTTTCATCAACACAATGATAGGGGCTTGGAAGTTGAAGCATCAGGTGGAAACCCAAGAACTTAGCAAGAATCTTTTTCTTTTTCGTTTCGCCACAAAAAGGGATCTGGAGAGTGTCTTGCGAAATGGACCTTGGAGTTTTGATAGAAACCTTCTGATCCTCACACGGGTGTCGGGGGAGGAACAACCATCAGCGCTAAACATGCACTTTGGGGTCTTCTGGGTCAGGATCTATGAACTCCCCTTAATGCTCAGAACAGAGGCGATGGCTAGGAAGTTGGGTGGAATTTTGGGTTCGCTTGAAGAAGTTGACCAAAATGACGCTCACAGAAACGGACGCTTCCTCAGGATTAAGGTCTCTATTGATCTCAAACAACCCTTAAAGAGGGGAACGGTGGTTCGTTTTAAGGAGAAAAATCTGCGGGTTTTCTTTAAATATGAGAGGCTTCCAACTTTCTGCTTTGTGTGTGGCAAAGTAGGGCACCAATTGAAAGACTGCGATTCAGTGGGGGAGTTGAGTGAGGAGGGATTCGAAGAACTGGAAGAACAGGAACTATCCTATGGTACGTGGCTTAGGGCATCTCCGCTCCCCAAAATCAATGACGACCAGAGAAAGAAAGAGTCAAAATTCAGCTCTTGCAGCAAAAGTTTATTCAATATTTCCTCAGGACAGAGTGGATGCGATTCAAAGAATAAAGAGAAGGAAGGAGAAGGGGAGGTTGAGCAAAAGGAAGCGACTGAACCGTGGAAAAAGAACAAGGAAGTGATACAGGATAAGGTCGAAAATACTGGGAAACAGGTGCTGGAAATAGAAGCCGTGGCGGAATCGTTGGGAGCTTTTGACATTTCCAATGCGGGAAATGGCAAAGCCATCACCTTAAAAGGGTCTTGTGCTAGAAAGAAGAAATGGACTAGGAAATCAGTAACAAGGAAGGCTCCATCTAGTCAGGTGAAGAAATTGGAGACGGAAATTGGGAAGCGCCCATTGGTAGATGTTATGATTGTGGAAGGTGATGTTGGTGAATGCGGTAGTggagaaaaaaagagaaagagtcAGTTGGAGTCGAACGAGTGCCCCGTCACAGAaccagaggtggtgttggaaACCCAACACCGCCTACCCCAATGA